The genome window CTGCATCACACGATGCTTTAACAAGTTCTATGAAATCTTCTTTAAATGATTCAGGAAAGGTTATTTTCCCCAGGGATATGGAATACGCCGTTGATTCAACAGCATCAGCAACAGAATCCACCTGTTCTGCAAGATTTATTCGGTCTTCTCTATCAAATGGTAGAAATGCTCCTTTGAAAAATTCAATTTCCATTTTTCTCCTGATTTCATCTGCTTCCTTTTCAATCCGGCTTATTTCATTAACATCGTCGTCCATAGAATCAAAATCATGTTCATAATAGTGTTCCATGACATCTACAAGCTTATACACGCATTGATAAACCAGTTCAACATGTAATTTTGAAAGTTTTTCAACTTCAGTTTCTTTGCCAAAAAATCTTTTCATATTTATCCCTTTA of Methanobacterium bryantii contains these proteins:
- a CDS encoding TIGR00153 family protein; translation: MKRFFGKETEVEKLSKLHVELVYQCVYKLVDVMEHYYEHDFDSMDDDVNEISRIEKEADEIRRKMEIEFFKGAFLPFDREDRINLAEQVDSVADAVESTAYSISLGKITFPESFKEDFIELVKASCDAVALLRDCIEMLDVDLGAALSKTHDIEKKEDEGDIVERRIISRLYGSYRSEEISILKFMELKNIAEKIGNIADRAEDASDRVPIIVAKRKG